From Geomonas agri, one genomic window encodes:
- a CDS encoding PAS domain-containing sensor histidine kinase: MTGRPGAIQAEDKEIAMALLAAIVDSSNDAILSKTPDGIITSWNQAAQDLYGYQAEEVVGENIRILVPADRLDELEQITRKVLAGGQIRNMETVRLAKGGREVQVSLTLSPIFDAAGILTGISIIARENAERVQKERLLRESERYYRALVEMAPDAVLVHRDGAFLYANCAALGTYGAWNLAQLQEHTVLELIYPGDRKAMQQSIDAVMMGEDPSTLEFRLLRLDGKELFMESSSTRIEYQGIPAVQIIARDVSQRKAADAEREVMMKELAFQQARFEAVVEQLPVGVIIAEAPSGKVVYQNELNRAIFRDDVDEVENAADHCRWRMYTPDGAPLPAQKYPLVRAIKEGETVLAEEYQILRGDGTRGFVQVNATPLRDITGNIISGLAALTDITESRSAAKALRESEERLQLALDAAQMGSCDMDTASGQGIWSRHHFVVLGYPAPEGQSALATLSMWQGRIHPEDKDRVMAELDRACTEHDLFTSEHRIFRADDHAVVWVSVMGRFWCEETSCRFIGVIFDITKRRSNEEELRRSAQRFRNLADSMPQIVWTANPDGNLDYLNAHFENYTGVKRCILVQTKGNPASLITDCIYPGDRERTAQAWSHAVATGEIYQIEQRIKHHGDDYRWHLARAVPQRDEEGRVVKWYGTATDINDLRETQEKLRASETRFRWLYESSLSAIFFWNRDGFITDANDAYCELVGYSGQECRGGTLSLADVTPPEEHAKDRAAMDETITRGISKTYQKVFIRRNSKEPVAALTAMARMADSTAEGIGFAVDLTDLKRAEQALKASEARLKLAVEATGLGIFDVSLQTGKGDWSPIAKQHYGLNQETDVDLETVLRMVHPEDRERLEQIVKDARSTTGTGLYSAEYRTTPPDGRVNWLSMRARVSYDEHGTPLRLVGACLNITDSVLAQEALREEMTERLRAVEELRRQEQLLIRQGRLAAMGEMIGNIAHQWRQPLNTLGLIVQELPSFCEQGLLTKQYLENSVSRAMQVINYMSQTIDGFRNFFGPEKEKQRFLAAAILEQTLAILQAAFTAAKITFDVEADPEAEIFGSPNEYSQVLVNILMNAKDVLLERKVAEPKIEVRLRRQHGKTVLCVEDNAGGIPADIIEKVFDPYFTTKGPDKGTGIGLFMSKTIVEKNMKGTLTVSNTEQGARFCIEV; the protein is encoded by the coding sequence ATGACAGGAAGACCCGGGGCAATTCAGGCTGAGGACAAGGAAATCGCCATGGCGCTTCTGGCGGCCATCGTTGATTCCTCCAACGACGCCATCCTCAGCAAAACCCCCGACGGCATCATCACCAGTTGGAACCAGGCCGCCCAAGATCTCTACGGCTACCAAGCTGAGGAGGTCGTCGGAGAAAACATCCGCATACTTGTTCCCGCCGACCGCCTCGATGAGCTGGAACAGATCACCCGCAAGGTCCTGGCGGGGGGGCAAATCCGCAACATGGAGACGGTGCGCCTCGCCAAGGGGGGACGCGAAGTCCAGGTCTCCCTCACCCTGTCCCCCATCTTCGACGCCGCAGGTATCCTCACCGGCATATCCATCATCGCACGCGAAAACGCGGAACGGGTCCAGAAGGAACGGCTGCTGCGTGAGAGCGAGCGCTACTACCGCGCCTTGGTCGAGATGGCCCCGGACGCGGTGCTGGTGCACCGCGACGGCGCCTTCCTCTACGCCAACTGCGCGGCGCTTGGCACCTACGGTGCGTGGAACCTCGCACAACTGCAGGAGCATACCGTGCTGGAACTTATCTACCCGGGAGACCGCAAGGCGATGCAGCAGAGCATCGACGCGGTCATGATGGGTGAGGACCCCTCGACGCTGGAGTTCAGGTTGCTGCGTCTGGACGGCAAGGAGCTGTTCATGGAAAGCTCCTCGACCCGGATTGAGTACCAGGGCATTCCCGCCGTCCAGATCATCGCCCGCGACGTCTCCCAGCGCAAGGCGGCGGACGCCGAGCGTGAAGTCATGATGAAGGAACTTGCCTTTCAGCAGGCGCGCTTCGAGGCGGTGGTCGAACAACTTCCGGTAGGGGTCATCATCGCCGAGGCACCGTCCGGCAAGGTGGTGTACCAAAACGAGTTGAACCGCGCGATCTTCCGCGACGACGTGGACGAGGTGGAGAACGCGGCGGATCACTGCCGCTGGAGGATGTACACGCCGGACGGGGCACCGCTTCCCGCGCAAAAGTACCCGCTGGTGCGGGCCATCAAGGAGGGCGAGACCGTTCTGGCCGAAGAATACCAGATCCTGCGCGGCGACGGCACCCGCGGCTTCGTGCAGGTCAACGCGACGCCGCTGCGCGACATCACTGGCAACATCATTTCGGGGCTGGCCGCCCTCACCGACATCACTGAGAGCAGAAGCGCCGCCAAGGCCCTCCGGGAGAGCGAAGAGCGGCTCCAGCTGGCCCTGGACGCGGCCCAAATGGGTTCCTGCGACATGGACACCGCCAGCGGGCAAGGCATCTGGTCCAGGCACCACTTTGTCGTGCTCGGCTACCCCGCACCCGAAGGGCAAAGTGCCCTGGCTACACTGTCCATGTGGCAGGGCCGGATCCATCCCGAGGACAAGGACCGGGTCATGGCCGAGCTCGATCGCGCTTGCACGGAGCACGATCTGTTCACTTCGGAGCATCGCATCTTCAGGGCGGACGACCATGCAGTGGTATGGGTGAGTGTGATGGGGCGGTTCTGGTGCGAGGAGACGTCCTGCCGCTTTATCGGCGTCATCTTCGACATCACCAAGCGCAGGTCCAACGAGGAGGAGCTGCGCCGCTCCGCCCAGCGCTTCCGCAACCTGGCCGACTCCATGCCGCAGATCGTCTGGACCGCCAACCCCGACGGCAACCTGGACTACCTCAATGCCCACTTCGAGAACTACACCGGCGTCAAGCGCTGCATCCTGGTGCAGACCAAGGGTAATCCTGCAAGCCTGATAACCGACTGCATCTACCCCGGCGACCGGGAGAGGACCGCCCAGGCGTGGAGCCATGCTGTGGCCACCGGGGAGATCTACCAGATAGAGCAGCGCATCAAGCACCACGGTGACGATTACCGCTGGCACCTGGCCCGCGCCGTTCCCCAACGTGACGAGGAGGGGAGGGTGGTCAAGTGGTACGGCACGGCGACCGACATCAACGACTTGCGCGAGACCCAGGAAAAACTGCGCGCCAGCGAGACTAGGTTCCGCTGGCTCTACGAGTCGAGCCTGAGTGCCATCTTCTTCTGGAACCGGGACGGGTTCATCACCGACGCCAACGACGCCTACTGCGAGTTGGTCGGTTACAGCGGACAGGAGTGTCGAGGCGGGACCTTGAGCTTGGCCGACGTCACCCCTCCCGAGGAGCACGCCAAAGACCGGGCCGCCATGGACGAAACCATCACCCGCGGCATCAGCAAGACCTACCAGAAGGTGTTCATCAGGCGCAACAGCAAGGAACCCGTAGCAGCACTCACCGCCATGGCGAGGATGGCCGACTCGACCGCCGAGGGAATCGGTTTTGCGGTGGACCTGACTGACCTGAAACGCGCCGAGCAGGCGCTCAAGGCGAGCGAAGCGAGGTTGAAACTCGCCGTCGAGGCCACCGGATTGGGCATCTTCGATGTCAGCCTGCAGACCGGCAAGGGAGACTGGTCCCCCATAGCCAAACAGCACTACGGCTTGAATCAAGAAACCGATGTAGACCTCGAAACCGTGCTGCGGATGGTGCACCCCGAAGACCGGGAACGGCTGGAGCAGATTGTGAAGGATGCCAGGAGCACCACCGGCACCGGGCTCTACAGCGCCGAGTACCGCACCACGCCGCCCGACGGCAGGGTCAACTGGCTTAGCATGCGCGCCCGCGTCTCCTACGACGAGCACGGCACGCCACTCAGGCTGGTGGGGGCCTGCCTTAACATCACCGACAGCGTGCTGGCCCAGGAGGCGCTCAGGGAGGAGATGACCGAGCGGTTACGCGCCGTGGAAGAGCTGCGACGCCAGGAGCAGTTGCTGATCCGCCAGGGGCGGCTGGCGGCCATGGGTGAGATGATTGGCAACATAGCCCACCAGTGGCGCCAGCCGCTGAACACCCTGGGGCTCATCGTCCAGGAACTGCCCAGCTTTTGCGAGCAAGGGCTGTTAACCAAGCAGTACCTGGAAAACAGCGTCTCCCGTGCCATGCAGGTCATCAACTACATGTCGCAGACCATTGACGGTTTCCGCAACTTCTTCGGACCGGAGAAGGAAAAGCAGCGATTCCTGGCAGCAGCCATCCTGGAACAGACCCTCGCCATCCTACAGGCAGCCTTCACCGCCGCCAAGATCACCTTCGACGTGGAAGCCGACCCCGAGGCGGAGATTTTCGGCTCCCCCAACGAATACTCACAGGTGCTGGTCAATATCTTGATGAACGCCAAGGACGTGCTTCTGGAGCGCAAGGTGGCAGAACCGAAGATCGAGGTGCGGCTGCGCCGGCAGCACGGCAAGACCGTGCTCTGCGTAGAGGATAACGCTGGAGGCATACCCGCCGACATCATCGAGAAGGTTTTCGATCCGTATTTCACCACCAAGGGGCCCGACAAGGGGACCGGCATCGGTCTGTTCATGTCCAAGACCATCGTCGAAAAGAACATGAAAGGGACCCTTACCGTCAGCAACACGGAACAGGGTGCCCGCTTCTGCATTGAGGTGTGA
- a CDS encoding sensor histidine kinase gives MKDEVREGAGVSMLYVEDEADARQMVTRMLAINYPHLTVYAADNGLQALELYRQRMPEIVMTDINMPVMDGIRMSREIKALNPEVRIIAVTAHSDTSYLLSAIEIGVHHYVLKPLNYQELFTVLDKVLEQIELKRLVAAQHRSLAQSQRQLAAAQRIAHLGSWQREPDAESMDWSDEMYRICGVAPGGIQPTCHSFLERFHPDDRAEVAASMQGAADPERQPEHKFVRVVRPDGSYRVVRLDVEGVRNNGSTAGVIGTCHDVTELKEAEQQVRSLTEELERRVLQRTSLLQATVSELENFSYFVSHDLRAPVARMEGFCTALLEDCGACGHANCRQYAERSANVVQQIKQIMDAFNSLTHLARCALTIGDTDLSLLARNIARDLAASAPERKVDFVIAEGARVKGDPELLGKALGHLLGNAWKFTSKSERGLIEFGWTDREGVRTYFVRDNGVGFNMKYAQKLFKPFQTIHAPEEFGWAGTGIGLATAHSIVLRHGGRLWAEGEVGQGATFYFTLEPNPESGSYLKET, from the coding sequence ATGAAAGACGAGGTTCGGGAGGGCGCAGGGGTCAGCATGCTCTATGTCGAGGACGAGGCCGACGCGCGCCAGATGGTTACCCGGATGCTGGCCATAAACTACCCGCACCTCACCGTCTATGCTGCCGACAACGGTTTGCAGGCCCTGGAGTTGTACCGGCAGCGCATGCCGGAAATCGTGATGACCGACATTAACATGCCGGTCATGGACGGAATCCGGATGTCCCGCGAGATAAAAGCGCTCAACCCTGAAGTCCGCATCATCGCGGTCACCGCCCACAGCGACACCTCCTACCTTTTGAGCGCCATAGAGATCGGCGTGCACCACTACGTCCTCAAGCCTCTCAACTACCAGGAACTCTTCACCGTGCTGGACAAGGTACTGGAACAGATCGAGCTGAAGCGACTGGTAGCTGCGCAGCACCGCAGCCTTGCCCAAAGCCAGCGTCAACTCGCCGCGGCGCAGCGCATCGCCCACCTGGGGAGCTGGCAGCGGGAGCCCGACGCGGAGAGCATGGACTGGTCCGACGAGATGTACCGCATCTGCGGGGTGGCCCCAGGTGGGATCCAGCCCACCTGTCACTCCTTTTTGGAGCGCTTCCACCCCGACGACCGTGCGGAGGTGGCCGCCTCGATGCAGGGGGCGGCGGACCCGGAGCGTCAGCCGGAACACAAGTTCGTCCGGGTGGTGCGGCCGGACGGATCGTACCGGGTGGTGCGGCTCGACGTGGAGGGGGTGCGCAATAACGGCAGCACGGCCGGCGTGATCGGCACCTGCCACGACGTGACCGAGTTGAAAGAGGCAGAACAGCAGGTCCGCTCTCTCACCGAGGAACTGGAGCGGCGCGTGCTGCAGCGCACGTCACTTCTGCAGGCCACCGTGAGCGAGTTGGAGAACTTCAGCTACTTTGTCTCACACGATCTCCGGGCGCCGGTCGCGCGCATGGAAGGATTTTGCACCGCGCTTTTGGAGGACTGCGGCGCCTGCGGCCACGCCAATTGCCGCCAGTACGCCGAGCGGAGCGCCAACGTGGTGCAACAGATCAAACAGATCATGGATGCCTTCAACAGCCTCACCCACCTGGCCCGCTGCGCCCTCACCATAGGCGACACCGACCTGAGCCTTTTGGCTCGCAACATCGCCCGCGACCTCGCCGCCAGCGCGCCGGAGCGCAAGGTGGACTTCGTAATAGCCGAGGGAGCCCGGGTCAAGGGCGACCCGGAACTGCTGGGAAAGGCACTGGGACACCTGCTGGGCAACGCCTGGAAATTCACTTCGAAGAGCGAGCGAGGCCTCATCGAGTTCGGTTGGACCGACCGGGAGGGGGTGCGTACCTATTTCGTGCGCGACAACGGGGTAGGGTTCAACATGAAATACGCCCAGAAGCTCTTTAAACCCTTCCAGACCATCCACGCCCCCGAGGAATTCGGGTGGGCCGGGACCGGGATCGGGCTCGCCACCGCCCATAGCATCGTGCTCAGGCACGGCGGACGCCTGTGGGCGGAAGGGGAGGTGGGGCAGGGCGCCACGTTCTACTTCACCCTGGAGCCGAATCCGGAGTCGGGCAGCTACCTAAAGGAGACCTAG
- a CDS encoding response regulator: MAPSYILLVEDNPDDLFLASRIIGKACQHEILTARDGEEADDLLKRMEQDDSYRHIKLVLLDLKLPKISGLDLLRGIRDSAKLQGLTVAILTSSDNETDQEQCWELGVVDYVYKPMTVDRLKGILSRNQGAQ, encoded by the coding sequence ATGGCGCCATCATATATCCTGCTCGTCGAAGACAACCCGGACGACCTGTTCCTGGCCAGCCGCATCATTGGCAAGGCCTGCCAGCACGAGATCCTTACCGCCCGGGACGGGGAAGAGGCGGACGACCTGCTCAAACGCATGGAGCAGGATGATAGCTATCGCCACATCAAGCTGGTCCTTTTGGACCTTAAACTTCCCAAGATCAGTGGGCTCGACCTGCTGCGCGGCATCCGCGACAGCGCCAAGCTGCAGGGGCTCACGGTGGCCATACTCACCTCGTCAGACAACGAAACGGACCAGGAACAGTGCTGGGAGCTTGGTGTGGTCGACTACGTGTACAAACCTATGACGGTGGACCGGCTCAAGGGGATCCTGTCGCGCAACCAGGGGGCCCAATGA
- a CDS encoding GAF domain-containing sensor histidine kinase, with product MESSRLRDMPLYNSRIINSFILLVKHKYSHVDINELLEYAGMKDYEVADQAHWFRQDQVDRFYERLLQMTGNPKIAREAGRYAASPDVLGAMRQYILGLVDASSTFDIISKATANFTRSTTYHSRPLASNMVEITVTPVEAGLEKPYQCENRIGFFEAIVLMFNHKITDLQYFPEIRRLPTIQQPECVFRGDPVCRYIVTWEKSAYTYMKKARNLILPILVAINLALLVALQGRGAVEILLGSLCLFLLVWLSAEMSEKRAIKEGLSSTNHSIENLLEQIDLNYNNAMLTHEIGQRLGNLKRLEEMLMDVADIMQRRLEYDRGAIFLVNAEEGRLQLHASYGYGASELACLNRLDLPLDHIADVYVACLKEQRPFLINNLEQEQEMLGQRTLACALKNGTRAFICCPIVSDGVSLGVLTAENVKTKRPLVERDVSLLMGTASIIGISYRNCELIGALEESKQDLEQRVAERTADLEQSRRKVELQHEELTRTLLELEEETAQRLEALEELGEKERMLLQQNRLAALGEMISNIAHQWRQPLNELGLIVQELPVMYDRGDLTREYLRDSVARFMKVLGHTSRTIDDFRNFFKPDKESVPFRVAEVVQKTLCLVQESFRTLQISVDLQVNGDTFITGHPNEFSQAILNILFNARDAFLDRKIEDRAIWVAVFEEQGNSVVTVRDNAGGIPEAIMEKIFDPYFTTRGPERGTGIGLYMSKVIIEKNIPGRLSARNVSNGAEFRIEAPGRGGSG from the coding sequence ATGGAATCATCCCGCCTTCGCGACATGCCGCTGTACAACAGCAGGATCATCAACTCCTTCATCCTGCTGGTGAAGCACAAGTACAGCCACGTCGACATCAACGAGCTGTTGGAATACGCCGGGATGAAGGATTACGAGGTCGCCGACCAGGCGCACTGGTTCCGGCAGGACCAGGTGGACCGATTCTACGAGCGGCTGCTGCAGATGACCGGCAACCCGAAGATCGCGCGGGAAGCGGGACGCTACGCCGCTTCGCCCGACGTGCTGGGGGCCATGCGCCAGTACATCCTGGGGCTTGTCGACGCTTCCAGCACCTTCGACATCATCAGCAAGGCCACCGCCAACTTCACCAGGAGCACGACGTACCACTCGCGTCCGCTTGCCTCCAACATGGTCGAGATCACGGTTACCCCCGTCGAGGCGGGGCTCGAGAAGCCGTACCAGTGCGAGAACCGCATCGGCTTCTTCGAGGCCATCGTGCTCATGTTCAACCACAAGATCACCGACCTGCAGTACTTCCCTGAAATCCGCCGTCTCCCCACCATCCAGCAGCCTGAGTGCGTGTTCCGCGGCGACCCGGTATGCCGTTATATCGTCACCTGGGAGAAGAGCGCCTACACCTACATGAAGAAGGCGCGCAACTTGATACTGCCGATCCTGGTCGCGATCAACCTTGCACTCCTGGTGGCGCTGCAGGGAAGGGGCGCTGTCGAGATCCTGCTTGGCTCGCTGTGCCTGTTCCTCCTGGTCTGGCTGTCCGCTGAAATGAGCGAGAAGCGGGCCATAAAAGAAGGGCTTAGCAGCACCAACCATTCCATCGAGAACCTGCTGGAGCAGATTGATCTCAACTACAACAACGCCATGCTGACCCACGAGATCGGGCAGCGCTTGGGCAACCTCAAGCGGCTCGAAGAGATGCTCATGGACGTGGCCGACATCATGCAGCGCCGGCTCGAGTACGACCGCGGCGCTATCTTCCTGGTCAACGCAGAAGAGGGGAGACTGCAACTGCACGCAAGCTACGGCTACGGCGCCAGCGAGTTGGCCTGTCTGAACCGGCTAGACCTGCCGCTGGACCACATCGCTGACGTCTATGTCGCCTGCCTTAAGGAGCAAAGACCATTCCTGATCAATAACCTGGAGCAGGAACAGGAGATGCTCGGCCAGCGCACCCTTGCCTGCGCTCTCAAAAACGGCACCCGCGCCTTCATCTGCTGTCCCATCGTCTCTGACGGTGTCTCCCTGGGGGTGCTGACCGCGGAGAACGTGAAGACCAAGCGCCCCCTGGTGGAACGGGACGTGAGCCTGTTGATGGGCACGGCCTCCATCATCGGCATCAGCTATCGCAACTGCGAACTGATCGGCGCCCTGGAGGAGTCCAAGCAGGACCTGGAGCAGCGCGTGGCCGAGCGCACCGCCGACCTGGAGCAAAGCCGGCGCAAGGTCGAGTTGCAACACGAAGAGCTGACCCGGACCCTCCTCGAACTGGAGGAAGAGACCGCGCAGCGTCTGGAGGCGCTGGAGGAACTGGGGGAGAAGGAACGTATGCTGCTGCAGCAAAACCGCCTGGCAGCCCTGGGCGAGATGATCAGCAACATCGCGCACCAGTGGCGCCAACCGCTCAACGAACTCGGGCTCATCGTCCAGGAACTGCCGGTCATGTACGACCGGGGCGACCTGACCCGGGAGTACCTGCGCGACAGCGTAGCAAGGTTCATGAAGGTGTTGGGCCACACCTCGCGGACAATCGACGATTTCAGGAACTTCTTCAAGCCGGACAAGGAGTCGGTCCCGTTCCGGGTCGCGGAAGTGGTGCAGAAGACGCTGTGCCTGGTACAGGAGAGCTTCCGGACCTTGCAGATCTCGGTGGACCTGCAGGTAAACGGCGACACCTTCATCACCGGCCACCCCAACGAGTTCTCCCAGGCGATCCTCAACATCCTGTTCAACGCCCGCGACGCCTTTTTGGACCGCAAGATCGAAGACCGCGCGATCTGGGTGGCCGTTTTCGAGGAGCAGGGGAACTCGGTGGTTACCGTGCGGGACAACGCCGGCGGGATCCCAGAGGCGATCATGGAGAAAATTTTCGATCCCTACTTCACTACTAGGGGACCGGAGCGAGGCACGGGCATCGGCCTGTACATGTCCAAGGTGATCATCGAGAAGAACATTCCCGGCAGGCTGTCGGCGCGCAACGTCAGCAACGGAGCGGAATTCCGCATCGAAGCGCCGGGGAGGGGAGGATCCGGGTGA
- a CDS encoding pilus assembly protein PilZ: MADAATTLRAVPSDAESPVTGKSVSRSHLVNRLNYINFQDQTVLVCLKHLAYDDAIMLPARPKPCAGEQLECRWDEPGSIQQILKAYRFDYLLIADGRKYLVVNSELLSIDDTGLSLLLPAACREFQARKIRRHPATDVSAQLLQHGVLFDCELVDFTPVTLRVTGTWQRPEALNWINVEEPVHLNLTCGDNLIFSGSFDILYLTSDHRRCSFVLKQHQDNFRRFRPKAYRNARKELVPSPNIVFDHPLIGKRVNLKMGDLSGKGFSVEENEGESVLMPGMMMPAVKITFAQGLTLECLAQVLSRNVTGGEGEERNARCGCAILEMEIRDHVKLLSILHQAADRHAYVSTEVDLDDLWDFFFQTGFIYPGKYAFFQANKERIKETYARLYNENPHIARHFIYLDRGSILGHLAMVRFYQNSWLIHHHAARKSASVKAGLAVLEQVGQYLNELESFPFAHLRYVFCYYRPDNKFPARVFGGFADRHGDQKSCSLDLFAYSHYRPEGEEPPWPEPWVLAPSSDFDLTELGRFYRHVSRGLMIDAFDLSPGAAESSEVNDDYRNLGFHKELYLYSLRKGGGLKAFFLVNCTDAGFNMAELTNCVTVVVLDQETPPELIVLSLRQVSRHYQGEGMPVLTFPHAYVEEKGLPYEKNYLLWTLDMHYSDHFLQYCDGLFKGHAKGQ, from the coding sequence ATGGCAGACGCGGCAACGACACTTCGTGCAGTCCCATCCGATGCCGAGAGCCCGGTGACCGGCAAGAGCGTCAGCCGAAGCCACCTGGTGAACCGCCTGAATTACATCAACTTCCAGGACCAGACCGTGCTGGTCTGCCTAAAACACCTGGCCTACGACGACGCCATCATGCTCCCTGCCCGTCCCAAGCCATGCGCCGGAGAGCAGTTGGAATGCCGTTGGGACGAGCCGGGGAGCATCCAGCAGATTCTGAAGGCCTACCGTTTCGACTACCTCCTCATCGCCGACGGCAGGAAGTACCTGGTGGTGAACTCCGAGCTGCTCTCCATCGACGACACGGGGCTGTCACTGCTGCTCCCGGCGGCATGCCGCGAATTCCAGGCCCGGAAGATCAGGCGCCATCCCGCCACCGACGTCTCGGCGCAGCTGCTGCAGCACGGCGTGCTCTTCGACTGCGAACTGGTCGATTTCACTCCCGTCACGCTGCGGGTCACCGGCACCTGGCAGCGGCCCGAGGCGCTCAACTGGATCAACGTTGAGGAGCCGGTGCACCTGAACCTTACGTGCGGCGACAACCTTATCTTCTCAGGGAGCTTCGACATCCTATACCTTACCAGCGACCACCGGCGCTGCTCCTTCGTTTTGAAGCAGCACCAGGACAACTTCCGCCGCTTTCGCCCCAAGGCCTACCGCAACGCACGCAAGGAACTGGTGCCGTCGCCGAACATCGTGTTCGACCATCCGCTCATCGGCAAGCGGGTCAACCTGAAGATGGGGGACCTTTCCGGCAAAGGGTTTTCGGTGGAGGAGAACGAAGGGGAATCGGTGTTGATGCCGGGGATGATGATGCCGGCAGTAAAGATCACCTTCGCCCAGGGGCTGACCCTGGAGTGCCTGGCCCAGGTGCTGTCACGCAATGTCACCGGGGGGGAGGGGGAGGAAAGGAATGCCCGCTGCGGTTGCGCCATCCTGGAGATGGAAATACGCGACCACGTCAAGCTCCTCTCCATTCTGCACCAGGCAGCGGACCGCCACGCCTACGTCAGCACCGAGGTGGACCTCGACGACCTGTGGGACTTCTTCTTCCAGACCGGATTCATCTACCCGGGCAAATACGCTTTTTTCCAGGCCAACAAAGAGCGCATCAAGGAGACCTACGCCCGGCTGTACAACGAGAACCCGCACATCGCCCGACACTTCATCTACCTGGACCGTGGCAGCATCCTGGGGCACCTGGCCATGGTCCGCTTCTACCAGAACTCCTGGCTCATCCACCACCACGCCGCACGCAAATCCGCGTCGGTAAAGGCTGGCCTGGCCGTTTTGGAGCAGGTGGGGCAGTACCTGAACGAGCTTGAAAGCTTCCCCTTTGCTCACCTGCGCTACGTCTTTTGCTACTACCGCCCGGACAACAAGTTCCCGGCGCGGGTCTTCGGTGGCTTCGCCGACAGGCACGGAGACCAGAAAAGCTGTTCTCTCGACTTGTTCGCCTACTCCCACTACCGTCCCGAGGGAGAGGAGCCCCCATGGCCGGAACCGTGGGTGCTGGCACCTAGCAGCGACTTCGATCTCACTGAACTGGGGCGCTTCTACCGCCACGTCTCCAGAGGGCTGATGATCGATGCCTTCGACCTCTCCCCGGGCGCCGCAGAGAGCAGCGAGGTCAACGACGACTACCGCAACCTCGGCTTTCACAAGGAGCTCTACCTGTACTCACTGCGCAAGGGGGGCGGCCTGAAGGCCTTCTTCCTGGTCAACTGCACCGACGCCGGCTTCAACATGGCTGAGCTTACCAACTGCGTCACCGTCGTTGTCCTCGACCAGGAAACGCCGCCGGAGCTGATCGTACTCTCCCTGAGGCAGGTGAGCCGCCACTACCAGGGAGAGGGGATGCCGGTACTGACCTTCCCGCACGCCTACGTGGAAGAGAAGGGACTCCCCTACGAGAAGAACTACCTGCTCTGGACCCTGGACATGCACTACAGCGACCACTTTCTGCAGTATTGCGACGGACTTTTCAAGGGACACGCGAAAGGGCAGTGA
- a CDS encoding response regulator, with amino-acid sequence MSYVNHTILVVDNDQDQAHFTKLALQRVGVITPVQSARDGEEAIGYLSGRGTFQDRECYPMPVLMLLDLKLPHISGVGLLSWLREQPALKRLPVVVLTTQVPPVDLNRAYELGCNSFLFKPNSFNALLVMMQNLVQYWLGLNVAPELAAHHQAQEHSGTSI; translated from the coding sequence ATGAGCTATGTGAACCACACCATCCTGGTGGTCGACAACGACCAGGACCAGGCCCACTTCACCAAGCTCGCCCTGCAGCGGGTGGGCGTGATAACCCCGGTGCAGAGTGCGAGGGACGGAGAGGAAGCCATCGGCTACCTGAGCGGCCGCGGGACGTTCCAGGACCGCGAGTGCTACCCGATGCCGGTCTTGATGCTGCTCGACCTGAAGCTGCCGCACATCTCGGGGGTGGGACTTCTGTCATGGCTTAGGGAACAGCCGGCCCTGAAACGGCTTCCGGTGGTCGTGCTGACCACGCAGGTGCCGCCGGTCGACCTGAACCGGGCCTACGAGCTTGGCTGCAATTCCTTCCTGTTCAAGCCCAACTCATTCAACGCGCTCCTGGTGATGATGCAGAACCTGGTGCAGTACTGGCTGGGGCTCAACGTCGCCCCGGAGCTGGCGGCCCACCACCAGGCCCAGGAGCACAGCGGGACCTCCATCTAG